AGGCAATAATTTTCACTCCTTCACAAGAATTGACAGTTAAAGGCTGAGATTAAAGGCCATGTTTCCATGGAttcagctcccacacacacacatactgactctcactggggtacagtcccacacacactgactctcactggggtagagtcccacacacacactgactctcactggggtacagtcccacacacacactgactctaactgggatacattcccacacacacactgactctcactggggtacagtctcaccgacacactgactctcactggggtacagtcccacacacactgactctcactggggtacagtcccacacgcacacactgactctcactggggtacagtcccacacacacacacacacacacacacacacacacactgactctcactggggtacactcccaaacacacacactgactctcactggcgtacagtcccacacacacactgactctcactggggtacagtcccacacacacacactgactctcactgggggacagtcccacacagactgactctcactggggtacactcccacacacacacacacacactcactggggtacactcccacacacacactgactctcactggggtacgtcccacacacactgactctcactggggtacagtcccacacacacactgactctcactggggtacagtcccacacacacacacactgactctcaccggggtacagtcccagatacacacactgactctcatgggGGTAtggggccccacacacacactgactcttgctggggtacactcccacacacacactgactctcactggggtacactcccacacacacacacacacacacacacacacacacacacacacacactgactctcactggggtacactcccaaacacacacactgactctcactggcgtacagtcccacacacacactgactctcactggggtacagtcccacacacacacactgactctcactggggtacagtcccacacagactgactctcactggggtacactcccacacacacacacacactcactggggtacactcccacacacacactgactctcactggggtacgtcccacacacactgactctcactggggtacagtcccacacacacactgactctcactggggtacagtcccacacacacacacactgactctcaccggggtacagtcccagatacacacactgactctcatgggGGTAtggggccccacacacacactgactcttgctggggtacactcccacacacacactgactctcactggggtacactcccacacacacacgctgactctcactggggtacactcccacacacacacactgactctcactggggtacagtcccacacacacactgactctcactggggtacagtcccacacacacactgactctcactggggtacactcccacacacacacacgctgactctcactggggtacagtcccacacacacactgactctcactggggtacactcccacacacacacacactgactctcactggggtacactcccacacacacactgactctcactggggtacagtcccacacacactgactctcactggggtacagtcccacacagacactgactctcactggggtacactcccacacacactgactgtcactggggtacagtcccacacacacactgactctcactggagtacagtcccacacacacactgactctcactgggatacagtcccacacacacactgactctcactggggtacactcccacacacacactgactgtcactggggtacactcccacacacacactgactctcactggagtacggtcccacacacactgactctcactggggtacagtcccacacacacactgactctcactggggtacagtcccacacacacactgactctcactggagtacggtcccacacacactgactctcactggggtacactcccacacacactgactctcactgggatacagtcccacacacacactgactctcactggggtacggtcccacacacacactgactctcactggggtacagtcccacacacacactgactctcactggggtacagtcccacacacacactgactctcactggggtacagtcccacacacacactgactctcactggggtacagtcccacacacacactgactctcactggagtacggtcccacacacactgactctcactggggtacactcccacacacactgactctcactgggatacagtcccacacacacactgactctcactggggtacagtcccacacacacactgactctcactggagtacggtcccacacacactgactctcactggggtacactcccacacacacactgactctcactggagtacggtcccacacacactgactctcactggggtacagtcccacacacacactgactctcactggggtacagtcgcacacacacactgactctcactggcggaCGGGTACCACTGACACTGACATATTCAGTGTAGTACAGGAATATTATTGCCTTCCTAATGACTGAATGACCCTGAGTCTCACCCAGTGGTTGGGCGAAGATGTGGATGACACGGGTTCCTGCTGAGGATGTATGAAACGAGGCAGCTACCAACCAGTCAGCTCCTGGCACAGTGCCGATCAGCCTATGTTTGAAAGCAGGCCGAAACGCTGTGCAACACCAGACCTGGACTTCTCAGAGATCTAACGATCTGCACCAGCTGTGTCCATCTTTTCTTCTGTCTCTGTGATGGAAATGCCCTGTCATTGGCTGGATCAATGGGAGAATCCTTAGGATGAGCCAGACGGAGAGGGTTTTGTCTGTGTCATTCTCGATGGTTGCAGCTCTGTTTCCATCGCTGGGAGGGTTTACGATTGTGCAGAGCTACCTCCATGATCTCACAGCCCCCAGCAATCTTCTCCTGTGCTATGAAGAAGATCGCCACACTGGCAAAGTACCACCGTGCCAGGGTGTACGACCAGATGAGCACAAAGATGCCAATCACAAAAAAAGTCCAGTAGATGATAGAGAAGAACTTGATGAGGAAGACCCGACCCCTGGACTTGCAGGGAGGCAGGGGTGCACGAAGCTGTGCCCCGCTGACCTGCTCCTGCCTGCGACTCCAGCTCAGAGCTGAGCTGTGGAGTAAAACCCGACTTTGGCCCTTGCTCTGAACGTAGCCCCTGCCCCAGATGGGAACTTTCCTGGGAACCTCATGCCGACTTGGACTCTGCTCCTGGACTGGGCTCTCCTCCTGGACGGGGCTTTGCTCTGGGACTGGGCTGGAAGTCGGAATCAGGTCGCTGAATGAATGGCTGCCCTGGTAGTAAGCACGCAGTAATTTTTCCTTCTCAAACCAGCGCAGGCAGCACCACTCCTTCAGGCCATCAATGGAGGTGGGCAGCTGGTCTGCTGGGTAACGCCGGATGTGGAAGTGAATCTCTCTGGGGAAGTTGCCAGTGAATAGGTCCCTCTCAGACTGCGGGATGTTGTAAGGGTAGGCCACTGTCACATCATGGATAGCATCGAGATTACAGCCTAGGAGAAAGGCAGAGAGCTGGTTAGCGAGTCATAGGTCAGATTGAACTACACCCCCTGAAGCTGCATACTCGCTAAACCTGGTGGAGTGGCAAGCAATCACCGAGTGTTTATGGTGTAGAGTGCAGCTGTACAGGCCAGTCACAGACCCCACCAGTGTCTGAGATAACCACGTGTACAGGGCATGCTCCCAATGGCAGAAATGTGAGCCCCCAATATcgcaaacatccttcctgcatttatcctgccTTACAAGGGGAGgtgctggcctagtggtattgtcgctggactgttaatccagagacccaggtaacattctggggcccaggttcaaacccAGCCgcagcagaaggtggaatttgaattcaataaaatatctggaattaagaatctagtaaTAACCCTGAATTAGTAGcagattgttggggaaaaccccacctggatcactaatgccctttagggaaggaagctgttatccttatctggtctggctacatgtgactcctgacccacaacaATGCAGTTGACTTATAacttgccctctgggcagttagggatgggcaataaacgctgcctagccagtgatgccctcatcctgtgaacaaataaagaaataaaagtcctgttaggattttataggtttctgcaAGATTCCCTTTCAttgttttaaactccagtgaatataatccttaTTGACTAAGTCACTCCTCacacgtcagtcctgccatcccaggaatcagtctgggagATCTTTGCCGcgctccctccatcaccaatagctggggcccaaggaCTGATCCCTACTGCACCCCACTAAGCAGCGCCTGCCTATCACAGAAAGACTTATTAATTCCCACTCtttctttcctgtctgccaaccagtttcaaCCCAAACCACCCTCAATCCAGTGTGCTTTAATCTCACATGTTGGACTGAATTGGAAGTTTTCTGAAAATCCAGGTAAACCATATCCACGAtcgtggctgattgtccaactcaatagcctaatcctgctttctccccataacctttgatcccattcgccccaagtgctatatctagcacctcttgaatacatccaGTGTtctgcatcaactacttcctgtgataatgaattccagaggctcaccactctctgggtgaagaaatgtctcctcatctccgtcctaaattgtctacccagaatcctcatactgtgacccgtggttctggacatacccaccatggggaacatcctccctgcatcgaCCCTGTCCGGTCCTGTTAGAGTTTTAAGTCTCTGAGAACCCCCTCTTCACTCAAATTGGTGCCAGAAGCATGAGGAGAATGGCCCAGAAATACAtggaaggaaccaggtcagagtTATGTCGAGTTTGAAATAATTAAACAGAGTAATTTCgatagatgggtgagagcattaaaaatagaaaagacGTGAGAATCTTAGAgagagagattattctgctggagcggttcaaaaactcacttccagaagtgatgagaactcatgttgaggaacagaaagttaaaatggTGAGCACAGCTGCAGAGATGGACGGTGAATACTCTTAGGACATAAATCAAAATTGAGCTTCCGAAAATAATTTCATCCCGTTATATTTCATTCCCAAAATAGGGGAAAAGGAAGATgcttcaaagaaaaacaaaaaaggagACCACACGGAACAGTTTGTCACAAGTGAAAAAGgaaacccaagagggtgaaaagaggtgaaagacctCAGGTGTTTCTGCCGTGATAGAGGGGTCACATAAAGCCACGGTGCTGGTGGTTTGAGAGAGGCACTGGAGAAAAGAGGCTACACCAGTAGGATTAGTTGGAGCAGTGAAGGAGAAGTCGAgaagctgcaggagagtgcacagcgtTGTCACTGGCTGGATAGTGAGATAACGCCTGGTCTCTTCACctctgtgggtaaggtttacCTTGGTAGAACAGCAGGAGAAGGTAAACAGGTTACAATATTGAGAGATACGggagctggtcagtctctaaCAGTGTGAGATAAAAGTATTTGCACTCCATCTGATGTGTTACCCGAGAGCGcggtaatctgtggaatagatggacAGAGATTTAGCATTTCCCCTGTAACGTAAGGGTGGAAAGTCCAATCAacactggggaagtgacagtgggagtgaaggaaaaattggctattccaggaatacagtctGTTCTTGGAAATGACAGAGCTGGATCATAGATGGAAGTGATGCTCCTTGTAGTggcaaaactgaaagaaaaccagggaacagAGGAGTTAGAAGTAAAATACCCCGGAATTTTTCCAGGCTCTGTGATGACCAGATCCCAAAGTCATATGTTAATGCAAGAGGGAAAACCAGAGtgaaagacaaaggagttgaggtccagttagctagCACCCTGTTTGATGAGATGGTAAAGGAAAAACCTACCCAGGTAG
Above is a window of Stegostoma tigrinum isolate sSteTig4 chromosome 4, sSteTig4.hap1, whole genome shotgun sequence DNA encoding:
- the lclat1 gene encoding lysocardiolipin acyltransferase 1 — encoded protein: MLNLCPSIPQITALSGCNLDAIHDVTVAYPYNIPQSERDLFTGNFPREIHFHIRRYPADQLPTSIDGLKEWCCLRWFEKEKLLRAYYQGSHSFSDLIPTSSPVPEQSPVQEESPVQEQSPSRHEVPRKVPIWGRGYVQSKGQSRVLLHSSALSWSRRQEQVSGAQLRAPLPPCKSRGRVFLIKFFSIIYWTFFVIGIFVLIWSYTLARWYFASVAIFFIAQEKIAGGCEIMEVALHNRKPSQRWKQSCNHRE